The Sorangiineae bacterium MSr11367 genome window below encodes:
- a CDS encoding acyl-CoA dehydrogenase family protein, translated as MTTSEALKSIAGGASEVLRAVEALVPMTRAECADIDVTRAIPVAVVRALQAAGVHRMLVPKDFGGAEIDPVTFLRVVEATAYADGSVGWCVAIGGCYGTFGGMLPAEGARRIFGEPEAIVAGAFRPTGAAIPVDGGFRVTGRWPLASGSTHATWYLGGCTIVRDGKPVVGPTGIPLMREMFFPASAVNVIDTWESTGLRGTASHDYAVSEVFVPASLTAWFSEPPICGRPLFRMPPIATFATFLGAVPLGIARHALEEFITLATGKTSMMSTSSLADKPVAQDRLGRAKALILSGRHYLVETLRELWDKVQAGHAPSMSERGALWLAATHAAHTALEAIELLYTAAGASSVYRSCPLDRCLRDARTAVQHLTLQEMNFELAGRDLLGRALIPSPWATDYRGEP; from the coding sequence GTGACCACGAGCGAAGCCTTGAAATCAATTGCGGGTGGCGCCTCGGAGGTGCTCCGTGCGGTGGAAGCCTTGGTGCCGATGACGCGGGCCGAGTGCGCCGATATCGACGTGACGCGGGCCATCCCCGTCGCGGTGGTTCGAGCGCTCCAGGCGGCGGGGGTCCACCGGATGCTGGTCCCCAAGGACTTTGGCGGCGCCGAGATCGACCCCGTGACGTTTCTGCGCGTCGTGGAAGCCACCGCGTATGCCGATGGATCGGTGGGATGGTGCGTGGCCATCGGTGGCTGCTACGGCACCTTCGGTGGCATGCTGCCCGCGGAGGGCGCGCGCCGCATCTTCGGCGAGCCCGAGGCGATCGTGGCCGGCGCCTTCAGGCCCACGGGCGCTGCAATCCCGGTCGACGGCGGATTTCGCGTGACCGGTCGCTGGCCCCTTGCCAGCGGTTCCACACACGCGACGTGGTACCTCGGTGGCTGCACGATCGTACGCGACGGCAAGCCGGTGGTGGGCCCGACCGGAATTCCCCTCATGCGGGAAATGTTCTTTCCAGCCTCCGCCGTCAACGTGATCGACACATGGGAGTCTACCGGACTACGCGGGACCGCCAGTCACGACTACGCCGTGTCCGAGGTGTTCGTTCCGGCCTCGCTGACGGCGTGGTTCAGCGAGCCGCCGATCTGCGGCCGCCCGCTCTTCCGCATGCCCCCCATTGCGACCTTCGCCACGTTCCTCGGCGCGGTTCCCTTGGGCATTGCCCGCCATGCCCTGGAGGAATTCATCACGCTGGCCACCGGCAAGACATCCATGATGTCCACGTCGTCGTTGGCGGACAAGCCGGTAGCCCAGGACCGGCTCGGACGCGCCAAGGCCCTCATTCTTTCGGGGCGCCACTACCTCGTCGAGACCCTGCGCGAGCTGTGGGACAAGGTGCAGGCAGGGCACGCCCCGAGCATGTCCGAGCGGGGAGCCCTGTGGTTGGCGGCCACGCACGCCGCGCACACCGCCCTCGAGGCCATCGAGCTGCTCTACACCGCGGCGGGGGCGAGCAGCGTTTATCGAAGTTGTCCGCTGGATCGTTGCCTGCGCGATGCGCGTACCGCCGTGCAGCACCTCACGCTCCAAGAGATGAATTTCGAATTGGCCGGCCGCGATCTCCTCGGCCGCGCGCTCATCCCCAGCCCGTGGGCCACCGATTACCGCGGCGAGCCCTGA
- a CDS encoding right-handed parallel beta-helix repeat-containing protein, translated as MRLGLFRSTTLALLAIGVSLPSCSSDDSQAPPADPSCTAATKCTFFSSGTSELEIQNRIATVRSGESVKFGPGHFTFSNQIALPSNVSDIALLGSGRETTVLDFAGLTVASNDSVYAQYVQNLRIEGFAVKDPPGNGIKVLQGTNVTFRDLKTYWSSEDKAKHGGYGLYPVQSTHVLIEKSLVIGASDAGIYVGQSKNIVVQGNEAHGNVAGIELENCFNADVHDNDAHDNAAGILVFDVPHLEQVGGHDIRVFKNVVRQNNETNFAPSALVRHVPGGTGVAVLASTNVEVFQNTFDKNNTAHMSILSFLVVEQTTDPNYAPYQWPSKIHVHDNTFTEGGTAPDISKDLGALLTLGKFPENNRVPDMLYDGILPQGAAGPNPQRICIENNLGSAASAFSNLHLDKFDRSKLNLAEVREMNPPEFVCELPPIAAVRLP; from the coding sequence ATGAGACTAGGGCTCTTCCGCAGCACGACGCTCGCGCTCCTCGCCATTGGCGTCTCCTTGCCCAGCTGCAGCAGCGACGATTCGCAAGCTCCGCCGGCAGACCCCTCATGCACCGCCGCCACCAAGTGCACGTTCTTTTCGAGCGGAACCAGCGAACTGGAGATTCAAAATCGAATTGCGACCGTCCGCTCGGGCGAAAGTGTCAAATTCGGACCTGGCCATTTCACGTTTTCGAACCAAATCGCGCTGCCGTCCAACGTGAGCGACATCGCCCTGCTCGGCTCGGGCCGCGAAACCACCGTGCTCGATTTCGCCGGGCTGACGGTGGCGAGCAACGACAGCGTCTATGCCCAATACGTTCAAAACCTGCGCATCGAGGGCTTTGCCGTGAAGGACCCGCCGGGTAACGGCATCAAGGTGCTGCAGGGCACCAACGTGACCTTTCGCGATTTGAAGACGTACTGGTCCTCGGAGGACAAGGCCAAGCATGGTGGCTATGGCCTTTATCCGGTTCAGTCGACACATGTGCTGATCGAGAAGAGCCTGGTCATCGGTGCCTCGGACGCCGGCATTTACGTAGGGCAATCGAAGAACATCGTCGTGCAAGGCAACGAAGCGCACGGCAACGTCGCAGGAATCGAGCTCGAAAACTGCTTCAACGCCGACGTTCACGACAACGATGCACACGACAATGCCGCCGGAATCCTCGTTTTCGATGTCCCGCATCTGGAGCAAGTCGGCGGGCACGACATCCGCGTTTTCAAGAACGTCGTTCGCCAAAACAACGAGACCAATTTCGCGCCCTCCGCGCTCGTGCGGCACGTGCCGGGAGGGACCGGGGTGGCCGTACTGGCCAGCACCAACGTCGAGGTCTTTCAGAATACCTTCGACAAGAATAACACTGCGCACATGTCGATCCTTAGTTTTCTGGTCGTCGAGCAAACCACCGATCCGAATTATGCGCCGTACCAGTGGCCGAGCAAAATTCACGTCCACGACAACACCTTCACCGAGGGCGGCACCGCGCCCGACATCAGCAAGGATCTTGGCGCCCTTCTGACCCTCGGGAAATTCCCCGAGAACAACCGCGTCCCCGACATGCTGTACGATGGCATCCTGCCGCAAGGTGCCGCGGGGCCCAATCCGCAGCGGATCTGCATCGAAAACAACCTGGGGAGCGCCGCGTCGGCGTTCTCCAATTTGCATTTGGACAAATTCGACCGGAGCAAGCTCAATCTCGCCGAGGTGCGCGAAATGAACCCGCCGGAGTTCGTGTGCGAACTTCCGCCAATAGCCGCGGTTCGACTGCCATAA
- a CDS encoding Ig-like domain-containing protein, which translates to MNRRSILSSLGAPLLLACVSGCSDAGPAGHEEPQAAVSSKLAPSATIDSPVEGEKLPVGIVRVSGHYSNAYNLGISIAGKVIERVHTVTNGEESGTWYYDLDTSKLDGEFQLSIDALGWQPWRTVSVDNPAANVPKVTVASPADGGTVTARTPIRLEVNAKNDIASVSVRINGGPWRPASRVSGGYEYPWDPTPLGDATASIEARAVDARGNLGKSFTTYVQVGSGSIEPRHALPQDRAMWVWEGAAYSMIHNPGSRRALESLAASGKVKTIYFSVDRYSGEDMLEDFRPRVREFVSWAHTAGLDVYALIISAARPFCLGAFTPYQGYALSEYEKVLNYDLSSNPRERFDGLNIDLEPYTCNVYDTPTQLQWLTVLSRLIQRRDAAGSGHAFGPAIPFWLDGASLTWKGQEKTLDQHMQDLNDYVTVMAYRDSAEGMYITGQEEIAYAEKIGKPKSVSLALETIAISSSDADPWWISYSHMGRAYMESELTKLYATANPKPGFGGVVMHHFDSLLELPSDWSKDPSYPPYPKDYRAPSALSDRVKASPFDYQSVDLTWGRAYDDTHVNFYNIYRSEDPNFRPCEDNLVGATKDPWATDFGLLPSTRYYYRVSAVDVAGKEGPASPPVSAKTTAAEVQLRPMIVDAIELTPGSTPGTAAVRVRVVDKATGAPVPVAQVHGNFTKRGGLYLDIPTDENGWAQGTSEQLGLPSGIVGFSPKRIAANGYYWAAGYDRVHYTESDLVTTPKARAKPLVESRLHQDR; encoded by the coding sequence ATGAATCGACGAAGCATTCTTTCTTCCCTTGGCGCCCCCCTGCTCCTCGCCTGTGTGTCCGGCTGCAGCGACGCCGGGCCCGCCGGCCACGAGGAGCCGCAGGCGGCGGTGTCGTCCAAGCTCGCGCCGTCGGCCACCATCGATTCGCCCGTCGAGGGGGAGAAGCTCCCGGTTGGCATTGTCCGCGTCTCCGGGCACTACAGCAATGCGTACAACTTGGGAATTAGCATCGCTGGAAAGGTCATCGAGCGCGTTCATACGGTCACCAACGGCGAAGAGTCCGGCACGTGGTACTACGATCTCGATACCAGCAAGCTCGATGGCGAGTTCCAGTTGTCGATCGACGCCCTTGGCTGGCAGCCATGGCGAACGGTGAGCGTCGACAATCCCGCAGCCAATGTTCCCAAGGTCACCGTAGCCAGCCCCGCGGATGGCGGGACCGTGACAGCGCGCACGCCCATCCGCCTCGAGGTGAACGCCAAAAACGATATCGCGTCGGTATCCGTGCGCATCAACGGCGGCCCCTGGCGTCCGGCATCGCGCGTGTCGGGGGGCTACGAATACCCATGGGATCCCACCCCGCTCGGCGATGCGACGGCCAGCATCGAAGCCCGCGCCGTCGATGCGCGCGGCAACCTCGGTAAGAGCTTCACCACCTATGTCCAAGTCGGAAGCGGCAGCATCGAGCCGCGCCACGCGCTGCCCCAGGACCGCGCGATGTGGGTGTGGGAGGGCGCTGCGTATTCGATGATCCACAACCCTGGCTCACGCCGGGCGCTGGAAAGTCTCGCCGCGAGCGGCAAGGTGAAGACCATCTACTTCAGCGTCGATCGTTACAGCGGCGAAGATATGCTGGAGGACTTCCGACCTCGCGTGCGCGAATTCGTGTCCTGGGCACATACCGCCGGCCTCGACGTGTATGCCCTCATCATCAGCGCCGCCCGCCCCTTTTGCCTCGGTGCGTTCACGCCCTACCAGGGGTATGCCCTGAGCGAATACGAAAAGGTGCTCAATTACGACCTTTCGTCCAATCCACGCGAGCGATTCGACGGATTGAACATCGACCTCGAACCCTACACCTGCAACGTCTACGACACGCCCACGCAATTGCAGTGGCTCACGGTGCTCTCGCGCTTGATCCAGCGGCGTGACGCCGCGGGATCCGGGCATGCGTTCGGGCCAGCCATTCCATTCTGGCTCGACGGTGCATCGCTGACCTGGAAAGGGCAAGAGAAGACGCTCGATCAGCATATGCAAGACCTCAACGACTACGTGACGGTCATGGCGTACCGCGATTCGGCGGAGGGCATGTACATCACCGGTCAGGAAGAGATCGCATATGCCGAGAAGATCGGGAAACCCAAATCGGTCTCGCTCGCACTCGAGACGATCGCGATCTCATCCTCGGACGCCGACCCATGGTGGATCAGCTACAGCCACATGGGCCGCGCCTACATGGAAAGCGAGCTGACGAAGCTTTATGCCACCGCGAATCCCAAACCCGGATTCGGGGGCGTGGTCATGCACCATTTCGACTCATTGCTCGAGCTGCCTTCGGATTGGAGCAAAGATCCCAGCTACCCGCCGTATCCGAAGGATTATCGGGCGCCGTCGGCCTTGAGCGATCGCGTAAAGGCTAGCCCGTTCGACTACCAATCCGTCGATTTGACCTGGGGTCGCGCCTACGACGACACCCACGTCAATTTTTACAACATCTATCGCTCCGAGGACCCGAACTTCCGTCCGTGCGAGGACAACCTCGTCGGGGCGACGAAGGATCCGTGGGCGACCGATTTCGGATTGTTGCCCTCCACCCGTTACTATTATCGAGTGTCGGCCGTGGACGTCGCGGGCAAAGAAGGCCCCGCATCGCCGCCGGTATCCGCCAAGACGACGGCGGCCGAGGTGCAGCTCCGTCCGATGATCGTCGATGCGATCGAATTGACCCCGGGTTCGACCCCCGGCACCGCGGCGGTGCGGGTGCGGGTGGTCGACAAGGCCACCGGTGCACCGGTGCCGGTGGCCCAGGTGCATGGCAACTTCACCAAACGCGGCGGCTTGTACCTCGATATTCCCACCGATGAAAACGGGTGGGCCCAGGGCACCTCCGAGCAATTGGGCCTCCCGAGCGGCATCGTCGGCTTCAGCCCGAAGCGGATCGCGGCCAATGGGTACTATTGGGCGGCCGGCTACGACCGCGTGCACTACACGGAATCGGATCTCGTGACCACGCCAAAGGCTCGAGCGAAGCCACTCGTCGAGTCGCGTTTGCACCAAGACCGCTGA
- a CDS encoding cyclase family protein, whose translation MAEYRAAFDFHITFTNGGDLSGNGFRIDVPHADVTEAEVGRLLVKSLGLLMAGTIDIRQLTILEEAHRGSRTVDPPAADRRRLIELSHVIAHGMTTYPGLPGPEIGDHLSREASEKAYAPGVRFHIGRISMVANTGTYVDTPFHRFDDGADLATSSLEHFADLEGVLVRTAGSGQRAIDIAQLLPYEVRGRAVLLHTGWSQHWGTPAYGVDAPFLTEAATQWLVEHGAALVGIDSVNIDDVGDGLRPAHTGLLRAAIPIVEHLTGLEKLPPTGFRFHAAPPRIAQFGTFPVRAYAVVA comes from the coding sequence ATGGCCGAATATCGCGCAGCGTTCGATTTTCATATCACCTTCACCAATGGAGGGGATCTCTCCGGGAATGGCTTTCGAATCGACGTACCGCATGCCGACGTGACGGAGGCCGAGGTCGGGCGCCTCTTGGTCAAGAGCCTCGGCTTGCTCATGGCGGGCACCATCGACATTCGTCAGCTCACCATTCTCGAGGAGGCGCATCGTGGCTCACGGACCGTCGACCCTCCCGCGGCCGACCGGCGCCGTCTGATCGAGCTGAGTCATGTCATCGCCCACGGCATGACGACGTATCCCGGCTTGCCGGGGCCCGAGATTGGCGATCATCTCAGCCGCGAGGCCAGCGAAAAGGCATACGCGCCGGGGGTGCGCTTTCACATTGGGCGCATCTCGATGGTGGCCAACACCGGCACGTACGTGGATACTCCGTTCCATCGCTTCGACGATGGCGCCGATCTCGCGACCTCGTCGCTCGAGCACTTCGCCGATCTCGAAGGCGTACTCGTGCGGACCGCCGGATCCGGGCAACGCGCCATCGACATCGCTCAGCTTCTGCCGTACGAGGTCCGCGGGCGCGCCGTGCTCCTCCACACGGGATGGAGCCAGCATTGGGGAACTCCCGCATACGGCGTCGACGCCCCTTTTCTCACCGAGGCAGCGACCCAATGGCTCGTCGAGCATGGAGCCGCCCTGGTTGGAATCGATTCCGTCAACATCGACGACGTGGGCGATGGCCTCCGCCCCGCCCATACGGGGCTATTGCGCGCGGCGATTCCGATTGTCGAACACCTCACGGGACTCGAGAAACTGCCCCCCACGGGCTTTCGCTTTCATGCAGCACCGCCGCGCATTGCGCAATTTGGTACATTTCCGGTGCGTGCTTACGCTGTCGTCGCGTAA
- a CDS encoding TetR/AcrR family transcriptional regulator, whose protein sequence is MARVARPYHHGDLRNALLAEAAKLVETDGVAALTLRELSRRLGVSHAAPTNHFPDKDALLAGLAAQGFEELAHDLASVAQVRSAELWLRDLGRAYVRFALRRPGHYRVMFGRGFSKESRTRLADVGERAFSILQQAVQATMPPTRARVAQRVREACFLACSVVHGAAMLLLDGPLAPHLSISMDDEDAVTDLIDQATASVSTAIREGR, encoded by the coding sequence GTGGCTCGCGTTGCACGCCCGTACCATCATGGCGATCTCCGGAATGCGCTTCTGGCCGAAGCGGCCAAGCTCGTCGAAACGGACGGCGTCGCCGCCCTCACGTTGCGCGAGCTATCCCGGCGGCTCGGCGTCTCGCATGCGGCGCCCACGAACCACTTTCCCGACAAGGATGCGCTGCTCGCAGGACTCGCCGCGCAGGGCTTCGAGGAGCTCGCGCACGATCTCGCCAGCGTTGCTCAGGTCCGCTCCGCCGAGCTTTGGCTTCGCGATCTCGGTCGAGCGTACGTGCGCTTCGCCCTGCGGCGGCCCGGGCACTACCGCGTCATGTTCGGCCGCGGCTTCTCGAAGGAGTCGCGGACGCGGCTCGCCGACGTCGGCGAGCGCGCATTCTCGATTTTGCAGCAAGCCGTCCAGGCGACGATGCCGCCGACCCGCGCGCGCGTGGCGCAGCGCGTCCGCGAAGCGTGCTTCCTGGCCTGCTCCGTCGTGCACGGCGCAGCGATGCTCCTCCTCGACGGCCCCTTGGCCCCGCACCTCTCGATATCCATGGACGACGAAGACGCCGTCACCGATCTCATCGACCAGGCGACGGCGTCCGTTTCGACGGCGATCCGAGAGGGGCGTTAG
- a CDS encoding beta-lactamase family protein has product MLAFLTQGVACAHDNAAPSPLSSLEQRTRAGEFPNVHSVLVMQHGQTLAEWYFTGNDEERGRPLGTVNFNATTLHDVRSVSKSVVSLLFGIAVSEGAIKSLDAPVLDYFPEYTDLRTADRMKIRVRDVLSMTSGLAWDEDTLPYTDPRNSEIAMDLAPDRYRYVLEQAIVTPPGEQFRYSGGDVAVAAEILKRATKTPMEVYAQQKLWEPLGVTQQVWLKDDRGVPYAASGLRLTPRDMAKIGQMMLNGGRWNDHQVVPAAWATDAVATHAQVEADPKCGQRYGYFWWLSPGCTVTPTTPWFLASGNGGQRIWVIPSRDLVVVMTAGNYNVPGHGKAASAFLSGVLAAIP; this is encoded by the coding sequence ATGCTCGCTTTCTTGACCCAAGGGGTGGCGTGCGCCCACGACAATGCGGCGCCGTCGCCCTTATCCTCGCTGGAGCAGCGGACTCGCGCCGGCGAGTTTCCCAATGTCCATTCCGTGCTGGTGATGCAACACGGCCAGACTCTGGCTGAATGGTATTTTACCGGCAATGACGAAGAGCGCGGCCGCCCGCTGGGGACCGTGAATTTCAATGCGACGACGCTGCACGACGTGCGCTCGGTGAGCAAGAGCGTGGTCTCGCTGCTGTTCGGAATCGCCGTTTCCGAAGGGGCCATCAAGAGCCTCGATGCCCCGGTGCTCGACTATTTTCCCGAGTATACCGACTTGCGCACCGCCGATCGGATGAAGATCCGCGTGCGCGACGTGCTGTCCATGACCTCCGGCCTTGCCTGGGACGAAGACACGCTGCCCTATACCGATCCCCGCAACAGCGAGATCGCGATGGACCTGGCCCCGGACCGCTACCGCTACGTCTTGGAGCAAGCCATCGTCACCCCGCCGGGCGAGCAGTTTCGCTACAGCGGGGGCGACGTCGCGGTCGCCGCCGAGATCCTGAAGCGGGCCACCAAAACGCCCATGGAGGTCTATGCCCAGCAGAAACTGTGGGAGCCGCTGGGCGTTACCCAACAGGTCTGGTTGAAAGACGATCGGGGCGTGCCCTATGCCGCCTCGGGCCTGAGGCTCACCCCGCGCGACATGGCCAAGATTGGCCAGATGATGCTGAATGGCGGCCGTTGGAACGACCATCAAGTGGTCCCTGCTGCATGGGCCACCGACGCCGTCGCCACCCACGCGCAAGTGGAAGCGGACCCGAAATGCGGCCAGCGCTATGGCTATTTCTGGTGGCTCTCGCCAGGATGCACCGTAACGCCGACGACCCCCTGGTTCCTGGCCAGCGGCAATGGCGGCCAGCGCATCTGGGTGATCCCGTCACGCGATCTGGTGGTGGTCATGACCGCGGGCAATTACAACGTCCCGGGCCACGGTAAGGCCGCGTCGGCGTTTCTTTCCGGTGTACTCGCCGCCATTCCCTGA
- a CDS encoding cation:proton antiporter: protein MELAPGSQLRAGRLVTIIVYAVMIVASIGLFLGIRSFGSDLTAPDPKGPIFGGGGAGAGSHAILHVLLAMLVVIIASRGLGALFRYLHQPPVIGEVLAGILLGPSLLGRIAPSASAFLLPSTVAPYLGVIAQVGAILFMFLVGLELDTSLLRKKSHATLAISHASIIAPFVLGSGLALWLYPKLSSSDVPFSVFALFMGVSMSVTAFPVLARILTDRGIHKTRLGVIAISCAAVDDVTAWCLLAFVVSVAQAKPSGAALTIGLSIGYIAFMLGAIRPFVQRAVRRMELTKELGQNTSALVFGGLLLSALTTDFIGIHPVFGAFLLGAIIPHESLLAKSMKQKLEDLVVVLLLPAYFAFTGMRTQIGLLSGMDHWIFCGVIIVVACLGKFGGSAGAARLAGLEWRDAASLGILMNTRGLMELIVLNMGLDLRVISPTLFAMMILMALVTTFATTPILHVLIRSRSLDEPASSTAVSSST from the coding sequence ATGGAGCTCGCACCCGGATCTCAACTGCGCGCCGGACGCCTCGTGACCATCATCGTCTATGCGGTGATGATCGTCGCGTCCATCGGATTGTTCCTCGGAATTCGCTCGTTCGGATCCGATCTCACGGCGCCCGATCCCAAGGGCCCCATCTTCGGAGGAGGCGGTGCCGGCGCGGGCTCGCATGCGATCCTCCACGTGCTCCTCGCGATGCTGGTCGTGATCATCGCCTCGCGGGGGCTCGGTGCACTCTTTCGCTATCTCCACCAGCCGCCGGTCATCGGTGAAGTCCTCGCTGGAATCCTGCTCGGGCCGTCGCTGCTCGGCCGCATCGCACCTTCTGCGTCGGCGTTCCTGCTGCCATCCACGGTCGCGCCCTACCTCGGCGTCATCGCGCAGGTCGGTGCGATCCTGTTCATGTTCCTCGTCGGCCTCGAGCTCGACACCTCGCTCCTGCGCAAGAAGTCGCATGCCACACTGGCGATTTCCCACGCATCCATCATCGCACCTTTCGTCCTCGGCTCGGGCCTGGCGCTCTGGCTCTATCCGAAGCTCTCCAGCTCCGACGTGCCCTTCAGCGTCTTCGCGCTCTTCATGGGCGTGTCGATGTCGGTCACCGCCTTTCCGGTGCTCGCGCGCATCCTGACCGATCGAGGCATCCACAAGACACGGCTCGGCGTCATTGCAATCAGCTGCGCCGCCGTCGACGACGTCACTGCGTGGTGCCTGCTGGCCTTCGTCGTGAGCGTCGCGCAAGCCAAGCCTTCGGGGGCGGCGCTCACCATCGGACTTTCGATCGGCTACATCGCATTCATGCTCGGCGCCATCCGCCCCTTCGTGCAGCGCGCCGTGCGCCGGATGGAGCTCACCAAGGAACTCGGCCAGAATACCTCGGCGCTCGTCTTCGGGGGCTTGCTGCTCTCCGCGCTCACCACGGATTTCATCGGCATCCACCCGGTGTTCGGCGCCTTCTTGCTCGGCGCGATCATTCCGCACGAGTCGTTGCTGGCCAAGAGCATGAAACAGAAGCTCGAAGATCTGGTCGTCGTGCTCCTGCTCCCGGCATACTTCGCATTCACGGGTATGCGCACCCAGATCGGTCTGCTGAGCGGAATGGACCACTGGATCTTCTGCGGCGTCATCATCGTGGTTGCCTGCCTGGGCAAATTCGGTGGAAGCGCAGGCGCAGCAAGGCTCGCGGGGCTCGAATGGCGCGATGCCGCGAGCCTCGGAATCCTCATGAACACGCGCGGACTCATGGAGCTCATCGTGCTCAACATGGGCCTCGACCTGCGGGTCATCTCGCCGACGCTCTTCGCGATGATGATCCTCATGGCGCTGGTGACCACGTTCGCCACCACGCCCATTCTCCACGTCTTGATCCGGAGTCGCTCACTCGATGAGCCTGCGAGTTCCACGGCCGTCAGCAGCTCGACGTAA
- a CDS encoding class I SAM-dependent methyltransferase: protein MENKNLSGPEALFQMLQAHHVTAVLTTAIELGLFAAIHEGARDAAAIAAKIRCPERTTRVVAEALAVLGLLSKEGGTYSLAPVAAEHLVPSKPQYLGGIASVMGSDHLWRAMAQLKDSVKAGGSVLLEHAETPQLPFWEIFAKSTVGMSVPVAMAIQGLIGPWLASRSAPTALDVAAGSGTYAFTLVKENPTLRATLLDWPNVLVETRQMAGRLGVDTSRVQYIEGNLFEAAFGGPYDVIVMSHIFHHFEPVVCQSLLKKAAAALKPDGKIVINDFLIDGDNPAARMFSITMLGTTKKGEAFASSDYATWAKGAGLGVFNVHPAGGLPSSIMVLARG from the coding sequence ATGGAGAACAAGAACCTATCGGGGCCGGAGGCGCTTTTTCAGATGCTTCAGGCGCATCACGTCACCGCCGTCCTCACGACGGCGATCGAGCTGGGCCTGTTCGCGGCCATTCACGAGGGCGCGCGCGATGCGGCCGCCATCGCCGCCAAGATCCGGTGTCCGGAAAGGACGACGCGGGTCGTTGCCGAGGCTCTCGCGGTGCTCGGCCTCCTGAGCAAGGAGGGGGGAACGTATTCCCTCGCGCCCGTCGCCGCCGAGCACCTCGTTCCCAGCAAGCCGCAATACCTCGGCGGCATCGCCAGCGTCATGGGCAGCGACCACCTATGGCGTGCCATGGCGCAGCTCAAAGACTCCGTGAAGGCGGGGGGCAGCGTTCTTTTGGAGCACGCGGAGACCCCGCAGCTTCCGTTCTGGGAGATCTTCGCCAAGAGCACCGTCGGCATGTCGGTTCCCGTCGCCATGGCAATTCAGGGGCTCATCGGCCCTTGGCTCGCATCTCGCTCCGCGCCGACGGCCCTCGATGTCGCCGCGGGCAGCGGCACCTACGCCTTTACCCTGGTGAAAGAGAATCCGACCCTGCGGGCGACGTTGCTCGATTGGCCCAATGTCTTGGTCGAGACGCGCCAGATGGCAGGCCGCCTCGGGGTCGACACGTCGCGCGTCCAGTACATCGAGGGGAACCTTTTCGAGGCTGCCTTCGGCGGACCGTACGACGTGATCGTCATGAGCCACATCTTCCATCACTTCGAACCTGTGGTCTGTCAGTCCTTGTTGAAGAAGGCTGCCGCGGCCCTCAAGCCCGATGGAAAAATCGTCATCAATGACTTCTTGATCGACGGCGACAACCCGGCTGCACGGATGTTCTCCATCACGATGCTGGGGACTACGAAAAAGGGCGAAGCATTTGCCAGCTCGGATTATGCGACATGGGCCAAAGGGGCAGGGCTCGGCGTGTTCAACGTGCACCCGGCGGGCGGCCTCCCGAGTTCCATCATGGTGCTCGCGCGAGGATGA
- the lspA gene encoding signal peptidase II, whose translation MRSRLLLFVRCALSLLFAGALVGCDHATKSLAQRELQEGRIIELISGVLDLRYTENHDTAFSLLRDVSIPHKATVLSVVASVVLLGTLASWWRRRHAAASEGLGYALVAAGAVGNIADRFARGFVVDFIHLKHWPVFNVADILIVGGILLLALHAILGRGPNANQSAPHPS comes from the coding sequence ATGCGGTCCCGGTTGCTCCTGTTCGTTCGCTGCGCCCTATCGTTGCTCTTTGCGGGCGCCCTCGTCGGGTGCGACCACGCCACGAAGTCGCTCGCGCAGCGCGAGCTTCAGGAGGGTCGCATCATCGAGCTCATTTCCGGGGTCCTCGACCTGCGTTACACCGAGAATCACGACACGGCGTTTTCACTCTTGCGCGATGTTTCCATTCCGCACAAGGCCACGGTTCTGAGCGTCGTGGCCAGCGTCGTCCTGCTCGGAACATTGGCGTCTTGGTGGCGAAGACGTCACGCGGCCGCGTCGGAGGGCTTGGGCTATGCCCTCGTCGCGGCGGGCGCAGTCGGCAACATTGCCGATCGTTTCGCCCGCGGCTTCGTCGTCGACTTCATTCATCTGAAACATTGGCCCGTCTTCAATGTCGCGGACATCCTCATTGTCGGCGGTATCCTGCTTCTCGCCCTTCACGCCATTCTGGGGCGAGGCCCGAATGCCAATCAAAGCGCGCCCCATCCGAGCTAA